From a single Sinomonas atrocyanea genomic region:
- a CDS encoding ACP S-malonyltransferase, with protein sequence MLAIVCPGQGSQTPGFLAPWLELPSVADRLGALGEVVGLDLVAHGTTSDEETIKDTAVAQPLIVAAGIVAAEAMFDAELSDLPVVLAGHSVGEITASALAGVLSAEDAMRFVGVRARGMAKAAAVTPTGMSAVVGGDRDEVLAAIAAAGAEPANVNGGGQIVAAGTFEALKQLADNPPAKARVIPLKVAGAFHTQHMASAVADLEALRPELAVSDPAVPLLSNFDGAEVASGEAALESLIAQVSRPVRWDLCMETLAARGVTGVIELAPAGTLVGLAKRGMPGIKTVAVKGPSDVDAALELFAADDASSDKETV encoded by the coding sequence GTGCTAGCAATTGTCTGCCCTGGACAGGGCTCCCAGACGCCCGGATTCCTGGCCCCCTGGCTCGAGCTGCCCTCCGTCGCCGACCGCCTCGGGGCCCTCGGCGAGGTGGTTGGCCTCGATCTCGTGGCGCACGGGACGACCTCGGACGAGGAGACGATCAAGGACACCGCGGTGGCCCAGCCGCTCATCGTGGCCGCTGGCATTGTCGCTGCCGAGGCGATGTTCGACGCCGAGCTCTCCGACCTGCCCGTCGTGCTCGCCGGACACTCGGTCGGTGAGATCACCGCGTCCGCCCTCGCCGGCGTGCTCAGCGCCGAGGACGCCATGCGCTTCGTCGGCGTCCGTGCCCGGGGCATGGCCAAGGCCGCCGCAGTCACCCCCACCGGGATGAGCGCGGTCGTGGGCGGAGACCGCGACGAGGTCCTCGCCGCGATCGCCGCCGCGGGCGCCGAGCCGGCCAATGTCAACGGCGGCGGCCAGATCGTCGCCGCCGGCACGTTCGAGGCCCTCAAGCAGCTCGCGGACAATCCGCCGGCCAAGGCCCGCGTCATCCCCCTCAAGGTGGCCGGTGCCTTCCACACGCAGCACATGGCCTCGGCCGTGGCGGACCTCGAGGCCCTCCGGCCCGAGCTGGCCGTCAGCGATCCGGCCGTTCCCCTGCTCTCGAACTTCGACGGTGCGGAGGTCGCCTCGGGCGAGGCCGCGCTCGAGAGCCTCATCGCCCAGGTCTCCCGCCCGGTGCGCTGGGACCTGTGCATGGAGACGCTCGCTGCGCGCGGCGTCACCGGCGTGATCGAGCTCGCCCCCGCAGGCACGCTCGTCGGCCTCGCGAAGCGGGGCATGCCCGGCATCAAGACCGTGGCGGTCAAGGGACCCTCCGACGTCGACGCGGCCCTCGAGCTCTTCGCCGCCGATGACGCCAGCAGCGACAAGGAGACCGTGTGA
- the aceE gene encoding pyruvate dehydrogenase (acetyl-transferring), homodimeric type yields MSVGEETSHILSGLTNQLPDRDPEETAEWVESLDSLIEEHGTERAQYIMRSLLQRAGSRSVGVPMVTTTDFVNTIPADQEPEYPGNEEFERRYRAYMRWNAAIMVHRAQRPGIGVGGHISTYAGAATLYEVGFNHFFRGKDHPGGGDQVFFQGHASPGMYARAFMEGRLTEEDLDGFRQEKSKEGHALSSYPHPRMMPEFWEFPTVSMGIGPMNAIYQAQTNRYLHNRGIKDTSDQHVWAFLGDGEMDEPESRGLLQLAANENLDNLTFVVNCNLQRLDGPVRGNGKIIQELEAFFRGAGWNVIKVIWGREWDSLLARDDNNQLVKIMNETLDGDYQTYKAESGGFVRDHFFGKTPETKELVADYTDEQIWNLKRGGHDYWKVYAAYKAATEFKGKPTVVLAMTVKGYGLGPHFEGRNATHQMKKMTLGDLKDFRDHLRIPITDEQLEANPYEPPYYHPGQDSPEIQYMMERRKALGGFLPERRDPHEGIALPAEKSFEVAKRGSGKQQAATTMAFVRLLKDLMRDKEFGKRIVPIVPDEARTFGMDAFFPTAKIYNPKGQNYLSVDRDLVLAYKEAPEGQILHAGINEAGSIAAFTAAGTSYATHGETLVPVYVFYSMFGFQRTGDGIWAAADQMARGFIIGATAGRTTLTGEGTQHADGHSPLLASTNPAVVTYDPAYGYEIGHIVKAGLERMYGGKHPQPNVMYYLTVYNEPIVQPAEPDELDVEGLLKGIYLLAPAKIDGPRTQLLASGVSVPWALEAQKILADEWGVSADVWSVTSWSELRRDGLAAEEEAFLHPEKEARVPFVTQQLAGATGPIVAVTDYMKAVPDQIRQFLPNEFATLGADDFGFADTRAAARRYFHIDAHSVVVRALQMLARRGEVDADAPRQAFERYRLLDVNAGTTGNAGGES; encoded by the coding sequence GTGTCTGTAGGAGAGGAAACCTCGCACATCCTCAGCGGCCTGACGAATCAGCTGCCGGACCGCGATCCCGAAGAGACCGCCGAATGGGTTGAGTCCCTCGACTCCCTGATCGAGGAACACGGCACCGAGCGCGCGCAGTACATCATGCGCAGCCTCCTGCAGCGGGCCGGTTCGCGCAGTGTCGGAGTCCCGATGGTCACCACCACGGACTTCGTGAACACCATCCCGGCCGACCAGGAGCCCGAGTACCCGGGCAACGAGGAGTTCGAGCGCCGCTACCGCGCGTACATGCGCTGGAACGCCGCGATCATGGTCCACCGGGCCCAGCGCCCCGGCATCGGCGTCGGCGGCCACATCTCCACCTACGCCGGTGCGGCCACGCTCTACGAGGTGGGCTTCAACCACTTCTTCCGCGGCAAGGACCACCCCGGCGGCGGCGACCAGGTCTTCTTCCAGGGCCACGCCTCCCCGGGCATGTACGCCCGCGCGTTTATGGAGGGCCGCCTCACCGAGGAGGACCTCGACGGGTTCCGCCAGGAGAAGTCGAAGGAGGGCCACGCGCTCTCCTCCTATCCGCACCCGCGCATGATGCCGGAGTTCTGGGAGTTCCCCACGGTCTCCATGGGCATCGGCCCGATGAACGCGATCTACCAGGCGCAGACCAACCGCTACCTCCACAACCGCGGGATCAAGGACACCTCGGACCAGCACGTCTGGGCGTTCCTCGGCGACGGGGAGATGGACGAGCCGGAGTCCCGCGGCCTGCTCCAGCTCGCGGCGAACGAGAACCTGGACAACCTCACGTTCGTGGTCAACTGCAACCTCCAGCGCCTCGACGGGCCGGTGCGCGGTAACGGCAAGATCATCCAGGAGCTCGAGGCGTTCTTCCGCGGCGCCGGCTGGAACGTCATCAAGGTCATCTGGGGCCGCGAGTGGGACTCCCTGCTCGCCCGCGACGACAACAACCAGCTCGTCAAGATCATGAACGAGACGCTCGACGGCGACTACCAGACGTACAAGGCGGAGTCCGGCGGATTCGTCCGGGACCACTTCTTCGGCAAGACCCCGGAGACCAAGGAGCTCGTCGCTGACTACACGGACGAGCAGATCTGGAACCTCAAGCGCGGCGGCCACGACTACTGGAAGGTCTACGCGGCCTACAAGGCGGCCACCGAGTTCAAGGGCAAGCCGACGGTGGTGCTCGCCATGACGGTCAAGGGCTACGGCCTGGGCCCGCACTTCGAGGGCCGCAACGCGACCCACCAGATGAAGAAGATGACGCTGGGCGACCTCAAGGACTTCCGCGACCACCTGCGCATCCCGATCACCGACGAGCAGCTCGAGGCCAACCCCTACGAGCCCCCGTACTACCACCCCGGGCAGGACTCGCCCGAGATCCAGTACATGATGGAGCGGCGCAAGGCGCTCGGCGGCTTCCTGCCCGAGCGGCGCGACCCCCATGAGGGCATCGCGCTGCCGGCCGAGAAGTCGTTCGAGGTCGCCAAGCGCGGCTCGGGCAAGCAGCAGGCCGCCACGACCATGGCGTTCGTGCGCCTGCTCAAGGACCTCATGCGGGACAAGGAGTTCGGCAAGCGGATCGTGCCGATCGTCCCGGACGAGGCGCGCACGTTCGGCATGGACGCGTTCTTCCCCACGGCGAAGATCTACAACCCCAAGGGCCAGAACTACCTCTCGGTGGACCGCGACCTCGTCCTGGCCTACAAGGAGGCGCCCGAGGGCCAGATCCTGCACGCCGGGATCAACGAGGCCGGCTCGATCGCGGCCTTCACCGCCGCGGGCACGTCCTACGCGACGCACGGCGAGACGCTCGTGCCGGTCTACGTCTTCTACTCGATGTTCGGCTTCCAGCGCACCGGCGACGGGATCTGGGCTGCGGCGGACCAGATGGCGCGCGGGTTCATCATCGGCGCCACCGCGGGCCGGACCACGCTCACGGGCGAGGGGACGCAGCACGCCGACGGGCACTCGCCCCTGCTCGCCTCGACCAACCCCGCGGTCGTCACGTACGACCCCGCCTACGGGTATGAGATCGGGCACATCGTCAAGGCCGGGCTCGAGCGCATGTACGGCGGCAAGCACCCGCAGCCGAACGTCATGTACTACCTCACCGTCTACAACGAGCCGATCGTCCAGCCGGCCGAGCCCGACGAGCTCGACGTCGAAGGCCTGCTCAAGGGCATCTACCTGCTGGCCCCGGCCAAGATCGACGGGCCGCGCACGCAGCTGCTGGCCTCGGGCGTCTCCGTGCCGTGGGCCCTCGAGGCCCAGAAGATCCTCGCCGACGAGTGGGGCGTCTCGGCCGACGTGTGGAGCGTGACCTCCTGGAGCGAGCTGCGCCGCGACGGCCTCGCCGCCGAGGAGGAGGCCTTCCTCCACCCGGAGAAGGAGGCTCGCGTGCCGTTCGTCACGCAGCAGCTCGCCGGGGCGACCGGCCCGATCGTGGCCGTCACGGACTACATGAAGGCCGTGCCGGACCAGATCCGCCAGTTCCTCCCGAACGAGTTCGCGACCCTCGGCGCCGATGACTTCGGCTTCGCCGACACGCGCGCCGCCGCACGGCGGTACTTCCACATCGACGCGCACTCCGTGGTGGTGCGGGCGCTGCAGATGCTCGCCCGCCGCGGCGAGGTCGACGCCGACGCGCCCCGCCAGGCCTTCGAGCGGTACCGCCTCCTCGATGTGAACGCCGGCACCACCGGCAACGCGGGCGGCGAGAGCTAG
- a CDS encoding acyl carrier protein, protein MATNEEILAGLAEIVNEETGLATDAVQLDKSFTDDLDIDSISMMTIVVNAEEKFGVRIPDEEVKNLTTVGDAVDFIAKAQA, encoded by the coding sequence ATGGCAACCAACGAAGAGATCCTCGCCGGTCTGGCCGAGATCGTCAACGAGGAGACGGGGCTCGCCACCGACGCCGTCCAGCTCGACAAGTCGTTCACCGACGACCTCGACATCGACTCGATCTCGATGATGACCATCGTGGTCAACGCCGAGGAGAAGTTCGGCGTCCGCATCCCGGACGAGGAGGTCAAGAACCTCACCACGGTTGGCGACGCCGTCGACTTCATCGCCAAGGCCCAGGCCTAA
- a CDS encoding PucR family transcriptional regulator, which translates to MAQPQHSPATPPNGKLTISPAKAETVKKLRANVGQLSTSTMRELERSLPWYSRLSADERSALGLVAQNGIAAFVTWYERPTLPTWILSDVFGTAPTELTRSISLQKALQLIRIVVETVEDQVPHLAPEEDQPALREAVLRYSREVAFAAADVYARAAETRGSWDTRLEALIVDAILRGENTDALRSRIAALGWKAQERFTVMVGSSPLEPSPTYVGELRRIAGRHAQDALVGIQGDRLILILGGLQEPATAMARLAELFAPGPVVYGPEAATLTEASTSAQAAFAGLSAARAWPNAPRPVAADDLLPERVAAGDDAARRALVQKIYRPLVAASNGLVETLSAYFELGHSLEATARELFVHANTVRYRLRRVCDVTGWDPLLPREAFVLQTALVVGRLAAAPKPPPERHPQRS; encoded by the coding sequence ATGGCCCAGCCGCAGCATTCCCCCGCAACCCCGCCGAACGGGAAGCTGACCATCTCGCCGGCGAAGGCCGAGACGGTCAAGAAGCTGCGGGCCAACGTCGGGCAGCTCTCCACGAGCACCATGCGGGAGCTCGAGCGGTCCCTGCCGTGGTACTCCCGGCTGAGCGCGGACGAGCGCTCCGCCCTCGGGCTCGTGGCCCAGAACGGGATCGCGGCGTTCGTCACCTGGTACGAGCGTCCCACCCTGCCCACCTGGATCCTCTCCGACGTATTCGGCACCGCCCCGACGGAGCTCACGCGCTCCATCAGCCTGCAGAAGGCGCTCCAGCTGATCCGCATCGTGGTCGAGACCGTCGAGGACCAGGTGCCGCACCTCGCCCCCGAAGAGGACCAGCCGGCGCTGCGGGAGGCCGTGCTGCGCTACTCCCGCGAGGTGGCCTTCGCCGCGGCGGACGTCTACGCGCGCGCCGCCGAGACCCGGGGATCGTGGGACACCCGCCTCGAAGCCCTCATCGTCGATGCGATCCTGCGCGGGGAGAACACGGACGCCCTGAGGTCCCGCATCGCGGCGCTCGGATGGAAGGCCCAGGAGCGCTTCACGGTCATGGTGGGCTCCTCCCCGCTCGAGCCCAGCCCGACCTATGTGGGCGAGCTGCGGCGGATCGCGGGCCGGCACGCCCAGGACGCCCTGGTCGGCATCCAGGGCGACCGCCTGATCCTCATCCTCGGCGGCCTGCAGGAGCCGGCGACGGCCATGGCGCGCCTGGCCGAGCTCTTCGCCCCCGGCCCGGTGGTGTACGGGCCGGAGGCCGCGACCCTGACCGAGGCGAGCACCTCCGCCCAGGCGGCCTTCGCGGGCCTGTCCGCCGCCCGGGCCTGGCCCAACGCCCCGCGCCCCGTCGCGGCGGACGACCTGCTTCCGGAGCGGGTGGCGGCCGGCGACGACGCCGCCCGCCGCGCCCTCGTCCAGAAGATCTACCGCCCCCTGGTGGCAGCCTCCAATGGGCTGGTCGAGACCCTTAGTGCCTACTTCGAACTGGGCCACTCGCTCGAGGCGACGGCGCGGGAGCTGTTCGTCCACGCCAACACCGTCCGCTACCGGCTGCGCCGCGTCTGCGACGTCACCGGGTGGGACCCGCTCCTGCCCCGCGAGGCGTTCGTCCTGCAGACCGCGCTCGTCGTGGGACGTCTCGCCGCGGCCCCGAAACCGCCCCCCGAACGGCATCCGCAGCGGTCCTGA
- a CDS encoding tyrosine recombinase XerC — MDAGAVPEGLDGPLRSYLRHLALERGRSAHTVRAYESDLTSMLASAAEDGAVDLRALDLAMLRRWLGRQSEAGLARSTLARRSAAARSFLAWAAREGHLDADPSIRLAAPKRQAHLPEVLQRDQAERLLDGAAAAAAEGDPVAVRDLALVELLYATGVRIGELVALDVDDADFGRRTIRVLGKGNKERTVPFGVPAADALTRWLGARTALTTSASGAALFLGARGGRLGQRQARTVVDRALRGLGDTSASGPHALRHTAATHLLDGGADLRSVQELLGHASLATTQLYTHVSVERLRASYLASHPRA, encoded by the coding sequence ATGGACGCCGGTGCAGTGCCCGAGGGGCTGGATGGCCCCCTGCGGTCGTACCTGCGCCATCTCGCCCTGGAACGCGGCCGCTCAGCCCACACGGTGCGCGCCTACGAGTCGGACCTCACCTCGATGCTCGCCTCCGCCGCCGAGGACGGCGCCGTGGACCTGCGGGCACTCGACCTGGCCATGCTCCGCCGCTGGCTCGGCCGCCAGAGCGAGGCGGGGCTCGCGAGGTCGACCCTGGCGCGGCGGTCGGCCGCTGCGCGCTCGTTCCTTGCGTGGGCCGCCAGGGAAGGCCACCTGGACGCGGACCCATCGATCCGGCTCGCGGCCCCCAAGCGGCAGGCGCACCTGCCCGAGGTCCTGCAACGGGATCAGGCCGAACGGTTGCTGGATGGCGCCGCTGCGGCCGCCGCCGAGGGCGACCCGGTGGCCGTGAGGGACCTGGCCCTGGTCGAGCTCCTGTACGCGACGGGGGTGCGGATCGGCGAACTCGTGGCCCTCGACGTCGACGACGCGGACTTCGGCCGTCGCACCATCCGGGTGCTCGGCAAGGGCAACAAGGAGAGGACGGTACCCTTCGGGGTCCCTGCCGCGGACGCCCTCACCCGCTGGCTCGGCGCGCGGACGGCGCTCACGACCAGTGCCAGCGGCGCTGCCCTCTTCCTCGGCGCCCGCGGCGGCCGGCTCGGGCAGCGTCAGGCACGGACCGTCGTCGACCGCGCCCTGAGGGGGCTCGGCGACACCTCGGCCAGCGGTCCGCACGCCCTCCGCCACACCGCCGCGACCCACCTCCTCGACGGGGGCGCCGACCTCCGCAGCGTCCAGGAGCTCCTCGGGCACGCCAGCCTGGCCACCACCCAGCTGTACACCCACGTGTCCGTCGAACGGCTGCGGGCGAGCTACTTGGCGTCCCATCCGCGCGCATAG
- a CDS encoding beta-ketoacyl-ACP synthase III has translation MSTPTLKQAETHAYARILGIGAYRPSVVVTNDDVCQWIDSSDEWIRQRTGIVTRRRAPEDVSVLDMAEGASRDALASAGIEANQLGAVIVSTVSHPYATPSAAAALADRLGATPAPAYDISAACAGYCYGIAQGDALVRSGAADYVLVVGAEKLSDFIDNTERSISFLLGDGAGAVVIGPSETPGIGPSVWGSDGSKWNVIGMTHSLLDVRDLSDEAEHNGASNAAAVLGTEAKIWPTLRQDGQSVFRWAVWEMAKVARRALDAAGIEPEDLAAFIPHQANMRIIDEMVKQLKLPETVIVGRDIAESGNTSAASIPLATVRLLDEHPDLHGKLALQIGFGAGLVFGAQVVVLP, from the coding sequence GTGAGCACCCCGACACTCAAGCAGGCCGAGACGCACGCGTACGCGCGCATCCTCGGCATCGGCGCCTACCGCCCGTCGGTCGTCGTCACCAATGACGACGTCTGCCAGTGGATCGACTCCTCGGACGAATGGATCCGCCAGCGCACCGGCATCGTGACCCGCCGCCGCGCCCCCGAGGACGTGAGCGTCCTCGACATGGCAGAGGGCGCCTCCCGCGATGCCCTCGCCTCGGCAGGCATCGAGGCGAACCAGCTCGGCGCCGTCATCGTCTCGACCGTGTCCCACCCCTACGCGACCCCGTCCGCGGCCGCCGCCCTGGCGGACCGCCTCGGGGCCACGCCGGCACCCGCCTACGACATCTCCGCCGCGTGCGCCGGATACTGCTACGGCATCGCCCAGGGCGACGCGCTGGTCCGCTCCGGCGCGGCCGACTACGTGCTCGTGGTCGGCGCCGAGAAGCTCAGCGACTTCATCGACAACACCGAGCGAAGCATCTCCTTCCTGCTCGGCGACGGCGCGGGCGCCGTCGTGATCGGCCCCTCCGAGACGCCCGGCATCGGTCCCTCGGTGTGGGGCTCGGACGGCAGCAAGTGGAATGTCATCGGCATGACGCACTCGCTCCTGGACGTCCGCGACCTCTCGGACGAGGCCGAGCACAACGGCGCGAGCAACGCGGCCGCGGTGCTGGGCACGGAGGCGAAGATCTGGCCGACCCTGCGCCAGGACGGACAGAGCGTCTTCCGCTGGGCCGTCTGGGAGATGGCCAAGGTGGCCCGGAGGGCGCTCGACGCCGCGGGCATCGAGCCTGAGGACCTCGCCGCGTTCATCCCGCACCAGGCGAACATGCGCATCATCGACGAGATGGTCAAGCAGCTCAAGCTGCCCGAGACGGTCATCGTCGGCCGGGACATCGCCGAGTCGGGGAACACCTCCGCGGCCTCGATCCCCCTCGCGACGGTGCGGCTGCTCGACGAGCACCCCGACCTCCACGGCAAGCTGGCACTGCAGATCGGCTTCGGCGCGGGCCTCGTCTTCGGCGCCCAGGTCGTCGTCCTCCCCTGA
- the dprA gene encoding DNA-processing protein DprA — protein MTPGHQGRGGWAVAGEGNGTDQVRIARAALSRLFEPLDPVGVLLVAAFGPEEALRIASGRAPAADLAALGTALEDAAGPDPGRASGPRAAAARPGALAGALERWAPRVQHLAPERDLEATARLGGRLVIPEDAEWPAGLLGLGAEGPLCLWVRGDEPLPAAERSVAVVGSRDATGYGISVAGELARGVADLGLTVVSGGAYGIDGQAHRAALSSSAAGVPTVAVMAGGVDRYYPTGNEELLREVARRGHLVSELPPGASPSKHRFLKRNRLIAAMSALTVVVEARWRSGALSTARRAVDLGRHVAAVPGSVYSANSAGCHRLIRDGAACVTDAKEAYELVAPSGEGLAEDPSAPARAHDGLSLVDLMVLEALPVRRGAAVESLAVVAGLSEAEIRAGLGRLSLVGLCERSEGGWRRSRQA, from the coding sequence ATGACTCCGGGACACCAGGGGCGCGGCGGCTGGGCCGTGGCCGGGGAGGGGAACGGGACGGATCAGGTACGGATCGCCAGGGCAGCCCTGTCACGGCTCTTCGAGCCCCTCGATCCCGTGGGCGTGCTGCTCGTGGCGGCGTTCGGCCCCGAGGAAGCCCTCCGGATCGCCTCGGGGCGCGCACCAGCCGCGGATCTGGCCGCCCTCGGGACGGCCCTCGAGGACGCGGCCGGCCCTGATCCCGGGAGAGCGTCTGGGCCGCGGGCGGCCGCGGCCCGGCCCGGCGCCCTGGCCGGCGCCCTCGAGCGGTGGGCCCCGCGGGTGCAGCACCTCGCTCCCGAACGGGACCTGGAGGCGACGGCACGGCTCGGCGGCCGGCTCGTGATCCCCGAGGACGCCGAATGGCCGGCCGGGCTCCTCGGACTCGGCGCCGAGGGCCCGCTGTGCCTGTGGGTCCGCGGTGACGAACCGCTCCCGGCGGCCGAGCGCAGCGTGGCCGTCGTCGGATCACGCGACGCCACAGGCTATGGGATCTCGGTCGCAGGGGAGCTGGCCCGCGGCGTGGCGGACCTCGGGCTGACGGTGGTCAGCGGAGGCGCCTACGGCATCGACGGACAGGCGCACCGGGCCGCACTGTCTTCCTCCGCGGCCGGCGTCCCCACGGTCGCCGTCATGGCTGGGGGCGTGGATCGCTACTACCCCACGGGCAACGAGGAGCTGCTCCGGGAGGTTGCCCGGCGGGGCCATCTCGTCTCCGAGCTGCCCCCCGGTGCCTCGCCCTCCAAGCACCGTTTCCTCAAACGGAACCGCCTCATTGCGGCGATGTCCGCCCTGACCGTGGTGGTGGAGGCGAGATGGCGCTCCGGGGCTCTCAGCACGGCCCGCAGGGCTGTGGACCTCGGCCGGCACGTCGCCGCTGTCCCGGGCTCGGTCTACAGCGCGAACTCGGCCGGATGCCACCGGCTCATCCGGGACGGCGCCGCCTGCGTCACCGACGCCAAGGAGGCCTACGAACTGGTGGCACCGTCGGGGGAGGGCCTCGCGGAGGACCCGTCAGCACCCGCTCGCGCCCATGACGGGCTCTCGCTCGTCGACCTCATGGTGCTCGAGGCGCTGCCCGTGCGGCGGGGCGCGGCGGTGGAGAGCCTCGCGGTGGTCGCGGGCCTGAGCGAGGCCGAGATCCGGGCAGGACTGGGACGGCTGTCCCTCGTGGGCCTGTGCGAGCGGTCCGAGGGCGGCTGGAGGCGCAGCAGGCAGGCGTGA
- a CDS encoding DUF3145 domain-containing protein has translation MSAVMTRGLLFVHSAPSALCPHVEWAISSVVDKRTDLDWTAQPAAPGMFRAELSWIGKPGTGAQLASALRGWAHLRYEVTEEPSPSVDGGRWSHTPELGIFHAMTDVHGNIVISEDRIRYAYESAGGDAAAVYHELSLALGEAWDEELEPFRHAAEGAPVRWLHQVG, from the coding sequence ATGTCTGCAGTGATGACCCGTGGTCTGCTGTTCGTGCACTCGGCACCGAGCGCGCTGTGCCCGCACGTCGAGTGGGCCATCAGCTCGGTGGTGGACAAGCGGACGGATCTCGACTGGACGGCGCAGCCTGCCGCTCCGGGAATGTTCCGTGCCGAGCTGTCGTGGATCGGCAAGCCCGGGACCGGCGCCCAGCTCGCCTCGGCCCTGCGCGGCTGGGCCCACCTGCGCTACGAGGTCACGGAGGAGCCGAGCCCCAGCGTGGACGGCGGCCGGTGGTCGCACACCCCCGAGCTCGGCATCTTCCACGCCATGACCGACGTCCACGGCAACATCGTCATCTCCGAAGACCGCATCCGGTACGCCTACGAGTCTGCAGGCGGGGACGCGGCGGCCGTCTACCACGAGCTCTCCCTCGCCCTCGGCGAGGCCTGGGACGAGGAGCTCGAGCCGTTCCGCCACGCCGCCGAGGGCGCACCGGTCCGCTGGCTCCACCAGGTCGGCTGA
- the fabF gene encoding beta-ketoacyl-ACP synthase II codes for MARKVVVTGLGATTPIGGDVPTLWQNALKGVSGVRRLTDDWVEQYELPVKIAAKLSTPADQVLSRVEMKRMDPSTQYGVIAAREAWRDSGIEEIDHDRLAVAFATGIGGVWTLLNGWDTLKEKGPRRVLPMTVPMLMPNGVAAAVSLDLGARAGAHTPVSACASGTEAMAVGQELIRAGKADVVMVGGAEAAIHPMPLASFAAMQALSKRNDDPEHASRPYDLDRDGFVMGEGAGALVLEAEEHALARGARIYAELAGTSVTADAYHITAPDPEGLGATRALKAAMFDARVQPEDVVHVNAHATSTPVGDKPEYTALRAALGTHVDNVAVSATKSQMGHLLGASGAVEAVLTVLAVQERRAPATINLDHQDPEIPLDVVTTARDLPQGDIVALSNSFGFGGHNAVVVIRNH; via the coding sequence ATGGCGCGCAAAGTTGTTGTGACCGGCCTTGGTGCCACGACGCCCATCGGCGGCGACGTCCCCACCCTGTGGCAGAACGCCCTCAAGGGCGTCTCGGGCGTCCGCAGGCTCACCGATGACTGGGTCGAGCAGTACGAGCTGCCGGTCAAGATTGCCGCCAAGCTCTCCACCCCTGCCGACCAGGTGCTCAGCCGGGTCGAGATGAAGCGCATGGACCCGTCCACCCAGTACGGCGTGATCGCGGCCCGCGAGGCCTGGCGGGACTCCGGCATCGAAGAGATCGACCACGACCGCCTCGCGGTCGCCTTCGCCACCGGGATCGGCGGCGTCTGGACCCTGCTCAACGGGTGGGACACGCTCAAGGAGAAGGGCCCGCGCCGGGTCCTTCCGATGACCGTGCCGATGCTGATGCCCAACGGCGTGGCCGCGGCGGTCAGCCTCGACCTCGGCGCGCGGGCCGGCGCCCACACCCCCGTGTCTGCGTGTGCATCCGGCACCGAGGCCATGGCCGTGGGCCAGGAGCTCATCCGCGCCGGCAAGGCCGACGTCGTGATGGTCGGGGGCGCGGAGGCCGCGATCCACCCGATGCCGCTCGCCTCCTTCGCGGCGATGCAGGCGCTCTCCAAGCGCAACGACGACCCCGAGCACGCCTCCCGCCCCTACGACCTCGACCGCGACGGCTTCGTCATGGGCGAAGGGGCGGGCGCGCTCGTGCTCGAGGCGGAGGAGCACGCCCTCGCGCGCGGCGCCCGCATCTACGCTGAGCTCGCCGGCACGTCGGTCACGGCCGACGCGTACCACATCACCGCGCCGGATCCGGAGGGCCTGGGCGCCACCCGTGCGCTCAAGGCCGCGATGTTCGACGCTCGCGTCCAGCCGGAGGACGTGGTGCACGTCAACGCTCACGCGACCTCGACGCCGGTCGGCGACAAGCCCGAGTACACCGCGCTCAGGGCCGCGCTCGGCACCCACGTGGACAATGTGGCGGTCTCTGCGACGAAGTCGCAGATGGGCCACCTCCTCGGCGCCTCCGGTGCCGTCGAGGCCGTCCTCACCGTCCTCGCCGTGCAGGAGCGACGCGCTCCCGCCACGATCAACCTCGACCACCAGGACCCGGAGATCCCGCTCGATGTGGTCACCACAGCACGGGACCTCCCGCAGGGGGACATCGTCGCCCTCAGCAACTCCTTCGGCTTCGGCGGCCACAACGCGGTCGTGGTGATCCGCAACCACTGA